A region of Burkholderiales bacterium JOSHI_001 DNA encodes the following proteins:
- a CDS encoding transcriptional regulator with HTH domain and aminotransferase domain (PFAM: Aminotransferase class I and II; Bacterial regulatory proteins, gntR family) gives MHPPLSADSPGTLGERLAGRYAERIEQRLLLPGARLPSVRECARLHGLSPSTVVAAYDRLQARGLVEARRQRGFFVRDRADRAALRPTALPGEALPPPVDATALIRGMFNAASTTPGPGLGTLPETWLDAPLLQRALRRASADGRAALRYGEPAGDATLRQALSQRLAGDLGIAAAPGQIVTTLGATHALDIVVRTLLRPGDAVLVDEPGWAVEFARLTRAGMRLLPVPRGVDGPDLAVMAALLREHRPKLYVTVSVLHNPTGASLSLAAAHQVLKLAEAHGLTIVEDDTYAWLAPTHAPRLSALDGLQRTVYVSGFSKILAPDWRVGYIAARPDLAQACIDTKLLMTLSTPSLLERAVGLCLAEGTLRRHAERVTQRLAAARSRVVRLAQDAGCHFVTPPQGLFGWVDTGVDTEALSLLMADEGWLIAPGRLFLAHPRPGTLMRVNFASAQDARLWLAFGRARDRLAGHAAASTR, from the coding sequence ATGCACCCGCCCCTTTCCGCAGACAGCCCCGGCACCCTGGGTGAACGCCTGGCCGGGCGCTATGCCGAGCGCATCGAGCAGCGCCTGCTGCTGCCCGGCGCGCGCCTGCCGTCGGTGCGCGAGTGCGCGCGGCTGCATGGGCTGTCGCCCAGCACCGTGGTGGCCGCCTACGACCGCCTGCAGGCCCGCGGCCTGGTGGAGGCGCGGCGCCAGCGCGGGTTTTTCGTGCGCGACCGCGCCGACCGGGCGGCCCTGCGGCCCACCGCCCTGCCCGGCGAAGCCCTGCCGCCGCCGGTGGACGCCACGGCGCTGATCCGCGGCATGTTCAACGCCGCGTCCACCACGCCCGGGCCCGGCCTGGGCACCCTGCCCGAAACCTGGCTGGACGCCCCGCTGCTGCAGCGTGCGCTGCGTCGCGCCAGCGCCGATGGCCGCGCGGCGCTGCGCTATGGCGAGCCGGCTGGCGACGCCACGCTGCGCCAGGCGCTGTCGCAGCGCCTGGCGGGCGACCTGGGCATTGCCGCGGCGCCGGGGCAGATCGTCACCACCCTGGGCGCCACCCACGCGCTGGACATCGTGGTGCGCACCCTCCTGCGCCCGGGCGACGCGGTGCTGGTGGACGAACCCGGCTGGGCGGTGGAGTTCGCCCGCCTCACGCGCGCCGGCATGCGCCTGCTGCCGGTGCCGCGCGGGGTGGACGGCCCGGACCTGGCCGTGATGGCCGCGCTGCTGCGCGAACACCGCCCGAAGCTCTATGTCACCGTGTCGGTGCTGCACAACCCCACCGGCGCGTCGCTGTCGCTGGCCGCGGCCCACCAGGTGCTGAAGCTGGCCGAGGCGCACGGGCTGACGATCGTGGAGGACGACACCTACGCCTGGCTGGCCCCCACCCATGCGCCGCGCCTGTCGGCGCTGGACGGGCTGCAACGCACGGTCTATGTCTCGGGCTTTTCCAAGATCCTGGCGCCCGACTGGCGCGTGGGCTACATCGCCGCGCGGCCGGACCTGGCGCAGGCCTGCATCGACACCAAGCTGCTGATGACCCTGTCCACGCCCAGCCTGCTGGAACGCGCGGTGGGCCTGTGCCTGGCCGAAGGCACGCTGCGCCGCCACGCCGAGCGCGTCACCCAGCGCCTGGCCGCGGCGCGAAGCCGCGTGGTGCGCCTGGCGCAGGACGCGGGCTGCCACTTCGTCACCCCGCCGCAGGGCCTGTTCGGCTGGGTGGACACCGGCGTGGACACCGAAGCCCTGAGCCTGCTGATGGCCGACGAGGGCTGGCTGATCGCCCCCGGCCGCTTGTTCCTGGCCCACCCGCGTCCGGGCACGCTGATGCGGGTGAACTTCGCCAGCGCCCAGGACGCCCGGCTGTGGTTGGCCTTCGGCCGCGCGCGGGACAGGCTGGCCGGCCACGCCGCCGCGTCCACGCGATGA
- a CDS encoding DMT(drug/metabolite transporter) superfamily permease (PFAM: EamA-like transporter family~manually curated): MHPAERIPDPRHAHASRGWWLGLAGVLMFALTIPMTRLASGSVANPQLSAAFVAIGRAALAGLLALAYLRGVQAPWPTPAQWRALAVTASGVVFGFPLCMGLAVRQVEAVHAAVVTGLLPLATAVGAALWLRQQPPRAFWATAATGAALVLAYAAWQGGAQLQPADALLLAAVVLGALGYVSGARLSAQMPPEHVISWALVLALPFCLPWTLLNLPTQPVRAVSWVAFGYVAVVSMWLGFFAWYRGLALGGTLRVSQVQLVQPFLSMAFALPLLGEQLDAPTLGFALAVMACVLVSRRLAAPALPAPAKPAVAAS, encoded by the coding sequence ATGCACCCAGCAGAACGGATCCCCGACCCGCGTCATGCCCACGCCAGCCGAGGCTGGTGGTTGGGCCTGGCCGGCGTGTTGATGTTTGCGCTCACCATCCCCATGACCCGCTTGGCCAGTGGTTCTGTGGCCAACCCGCAGTTGAGCGCCGCCTTCGTGGCCATTGGCCGCGCGGCGCTGGCCGGGCTGCTGGCGCTGGCCTACCTGCGGGGGGTGCAGGCCCCCTGGCCCACACCCGCACAGTGGCGGGCGCTGGCGGTCACGGCCAGCGGGGTGGTGTTCGGCTTTCCGCTGTGCATGGGGCTGGCGGTGCGGCAGGTGGAGGCGGTGCACGCGGCGGTGGTCACCGGTTTGCTGCCCTTGGCCACCGCGGTGGGCGCGGCGCTGTGGCTGCGCCAGCAACCGCCGCGCGCCTTCTGGGCCACGGCGGCGACCGGGGCGGCCCTGGTGCTGGCCTACGCGGCCTGGCAGGGCGGCGCCCAACTCCAGCCGGCCGACGCGCTGCTGCTGGCGGCGGTGGTTCTGGGCGCGCTGGGTTATGTGTCGGGGGCGCGCCTGTCGGCGCAGATGCCGCCGGAGCACGTCATTTCGTGGGCCCTGGTGCTGGCGCTGCCCTTTTGCCTGCCGTGGACGCTGCTGAACCTGCCCACGCAGCCGGTGCGGGCGGTTTCATGGGTCGCTTTCGGCTACGTGGCCGTGGTGTCCATGTGGCTGGGCTTTTTCGCCTGGTACCGCGGCCTGGCGCTGGGCGGCACCTTGCGCGTCAGCCAGGTGCAGTTGGTGCAGCCCTTCCTGTCGATGGCCTTCGCGCTGCCCCTGTTGGGCGAACAGCTGGATGCGCCCACACTGGGGTTCGCGCTGGCGGTGATGGCCTGCGTGCTGGTGTCGCGTCGCCTGGCCGCGCCGGCGCTGCCCGCACCGGCAAAGCCCGCTGTCGCCGCGTCCTGA